From the Thermococcus sp. genome, one window contains:
- a CDS encoding FAD-binding oxidoreductase — MPTRNLPERSEITVIGGGIVGVTIAHELAKRGEEVTVIEKRFIGSGSTFRCGTGIRQQFNDEANVQVMKRSVELWKEYSEEYGFPFEQTGYLFLLYDDDEVETFKRNIAIQNKFGVPTRLITPEDAKEIVPLLDISEVIAASWNPTDGKASPFHSTAAFALHAEEFGAKLVEYTEVKDFIIENGEIKGLKTSRGKIKTGIVINATNAWAKLINAMAGIRTKIPIEPYKHQAVITQPIKKGSVRPMVISFRYGHAYLTQTSHGGIIGGVGYELGPTYDLNPTYEFMREVSYYFTKIIPALRELLILRTWAGHYAKTPDSNPAIGKIEELSDYYIAAGFSGHGFMMAPAVAEMVADLVTKGKTDLPVEWYDPYRFERGELRGQALQMG; from the coding sequence ATAGTTGGCGTTACTATAGCTCATGAGCTTGCCAAGCGCGGGGAAGAGGTTACAGTCATAGAGAAGCGCTTCATAGGTTCTGGCTCGACCTTCCGCTGCGGAACAGGCATCAGACAGCAGTTCAACGATGAGGCTAACGTTCAGGTTATGAAGCGCTCCGTCGAGCTCTGGAAGGAGTATAGCGAGGAGTACGGCTTTCCCTTTGAACAGACGGGTTACCTCTTCCTGCTCTACGACGATGACGAAGTCGAGACCTTCAAGAGGAACATCGCGATACAGAACAAGTTTGGCGTTCCAACGAGGCTCATAACGCCGGAGGATGCCAAGGAGATAGTCCCTCTTCTCGACATAAGTGAGGTTATCGCCGCTTCCTGGAACCCGACCGATGGAAAGGCCAGTCCCTTCCACTCAACCGCGGCCTTTGCGCTTCACGCTGAGGAATTCGGGGCTAAGTTAGTTGAGTACACGGAAGTGAAGGACTTCATCATCGAGAACGGCGAGATTAAGGGCCTAAAAACGAGCAGGGGGAAGATAAAGACCGGTATCGTCATCAACGCCACCAACGCCTGGGCCAAGCTCATCAACGCGATGGCCGGGATAAGGACGAAGATACCGATAGAGCCCTACAAGCATCAGGCCGTCATCACTCAGCCCATAAAGAAGGGCTCGGTCAGGCCGATGGTCATCTCCTTCCGCTACGGCCACGCTTACCTGACCCAGACGAGCCACGGCGGAATAATTGGAGGGGTTGGCTACGAGCTGGGCCCGACCTATGACTTGAACCCGACCTACGAGTTCATGCGCGAGGTGAGTTATTACTTCACTAAGATAATTCCAGCGCTGAGAGAGCTCCTAATCCTGAGGACATGGGCCGGCCACTACGCTAAGACACCGGACAGCAACCCGGCGATAGGCAAAATCGAGGAGCTGAGCGACTACTATATTGCCGCAGGCTTCTCCGGTCACGGTTTCATGATGGCTCCTGCCGTTGCTGAGATGGTCGCCGACCTCGTAACGAAAGGAAAGACAGACCTTCCCGTTGAGTGGTACGACCCGTATAGATTCGAGCGTGGCGAGCTTCGCGGTCAGGCCCTGCAGATGGGCTGA